One stretch of Juglans microcarpa x Juglans regia isolate MS1-56 chromosome 3D, Jm3101_v1.0, whole genome shotgun sequence DNA includes these proteins:
- the LOC121253831 gene encoding transcription factor bHLH112-like, with protein MAEECTDSSVGTSSSTPPNWWPDLHGNSLSSWNNLWHNQNPNSNSSCEEDVSISTSFTNASNHSGLTVESSRRLVETTSSNELIVEHASENNLWSHVLLSVGTNGELQNNQDAEGNFDDALSSKSLSTGMFEPACDYLRKLDNSWEFTDHSTSFNNFDKHINGFSDSVLCNDRLTKLSDLVSTWSIAPPDPDHVKRRFDPQACNISLSPSVDCYSHLDQPCDDQMKQTFVDSTSSYLKTSAINSCLFPSTYGHDLKLENERHDQSETPLTLLRRSFNSNEVGYQIGLDNSFLVDKTRYYNGMPVNSSSGTRIRSFADVISFSNRVGKQGLQTSSLQLTDSTCSMKRVNTGKGQTTSEGKRKKSEDGSGSGLKKPKHECATASSVKTPKVKLGERITTLQQIVSPFGKTDTASVLFEAIQYIKFLQEQVQLLSNPYLKTSLHVKDPWGGFDRKEKGDTKPDLRSRGLCLVPISCTPQIYRENTGSDYWSTPTYRGCLYG; from the exons ATGGCCGAAGAATGCACAGACAGCTCGGTTGGTACCTCCTCATCTACGCCACCCAACTGGTGGCCGGATCTCCATGGGAACTCTCTTTCTTCATGGAATAATTTATGGCACAATCAAAACCCTAACTCCAACTCATCCTGTGAGGAGGATGTTTCCATCTCTACTTCATTTACTAACGCCTCCAATCACTCAGGGTTGACTGTTGAATCATCTCGCCGACTTGTTGAGACTACTTCATCCAACGAGTTGATTGTAGAACATGCCTCTGAAAATAATCTTTGGAGCCATGTTCTTTT AAGTGTTGGGACCAATGGAGAATTGCAAAACAATCAAGACGCGGAAGGGAACTTTGACGATGCATTATCATCCAAAAGCTTATCAACTGGGATGTTTGAACCTGCCTGCGACTACTTGAGGAAATTGGACAACAGCTGGGAATTCACAGATCACTCTACGTCTTTCAACAATTTCGATAAGCATATAAATGGTTTTAGCGACTCCGTTCTTTGTAATGATAGGTTGACGAAGTTGTCTGATCTAGTCAGCACTTGGTCTATTGCCCCTCCAGACCCAGATCATGTCAAACGCCGATTTGACCCCCAAGCTTGCAATATATCGTTGAGTCCTTCAGTGGATTGCTACTCACATCTTGATCAGCCATGTGATGATCAAATGAAGCAAACGTTCGTTGATTCTACATCAAGTTACTTGAAAACAAGTGCTATAAATTCCTGTTTATTTCCAAGTACTTATGGCCATGATCTGAAACTTGAGAATGAACGTCATGATCAGAGTGAAACCCCGCTAACTTTATTACGAAGGTCATTCAACAGTAATGAGGTTGGATATCAAATAGGTCTCGACAACTCGTTTTTGGTAGATAAAACCAGATATTACAATGGGATGCCTGTTAATTCTTCCTCAGGCACCCGTATAAGAAGCTTTGCGGACGTTATCTCCTTTAGTAATCGTGTAGGCAAGCAAGGGCTCCAAACTTCTTCTCTGCAG TTGACAGACTCAACTTGCTCGATGAAGAGAGTTAATACTGGAAAAGGACAGACAACAAgtgaaggaaaaaggaaaaagtctgAAGATGGTTCAGGGTCCGGCCTGAAGAAACCAAAGCATGAGTGTGCTACAGCTTCATCAGTAAAG ACCCCAAAAGTCAAGCTTGGAGAGAGAATCACGACCCTTCAGCAAATTGTGTCACCTTTTGGAAAG ACAGATACAGCATCCGTTCTCTTTGAAGCAATTCAATACATAAAGTTCCTTCAAGAGCAAGTACAG CTATTGAGTAACCCTTACTTGAAGACGAGTTTGCACGTGAAG GATCCATGGGGAGGTTTTGATAGGAAAGAAAAGGGAGACACGAAGCCTGATCTCAGGAGTAGAGGTCTTTGTTTAGTTCCAATCTCATGCACACCTCAAATTTACCGGGAGAACACAGGATCAGACTACTGGAGTACCCCAACATATAGAGGGTGTTTGTATGGGTGA